A DNA window from Phycisphaerales bacterium contains the following coding sequences:
- a CDS encoding serine/threonine-protein phosphatase: METMQCMEVWGGNGVVDSGVIMAGLDAWIFSRPFGHSESGGDVHYVSSCATGRITRLLVADVSGHGADVAEVATNLRRLMRRFINYIDQQAFVREMNGQFSALSRKGRFATALVTTFFAPTNELALCNAGHPPPLHYSAKTKKWSLLESSGRNSTDIANIPLGILDIGDYDQFGVRLGVGDLVVCYTDSLIESRDEHGALLGVSGLLEVARGLAMTEPTEFIHALLQAVQDLYPGNLEADDVTVLLFRPNGLAPSVPVKDRLLAPLRILKASARSLVSRDGSAPWPEWSLTAIGGALLNRFNRRTGIFKDG; encoded by the coding sequence ATGGAAACGATGCAGTGCATGGAAGTCTGGGGCGGCAACGGCGTCGTGGACAGCGGCGTCATCATGGCCGGCCTCGACGCGTGGATCTTCAGCCGGCCCTTCGGACACTCCGAGAGCGGCGGAGACGTGCACTACGTCTCATCGTGCGCCACGGGGCGCATCACCCGGCTGCTCGTTGCCGATGTGAGCGGACACGGCGCTGACGTCGCGGAGGTGGCGACGAACCTGCGGCGACTCATGCGGCGGTTCATCAACTACATCGACCAGCAGGCGTTCGTCAGGGAAATGAACGGACAGTTCAGCGCCCTGTCGCGAAAGGGTCGATTTGCCACGGCACTGGTGACAACGTTCTTTGCGCCGACGAACGAGCTGGCGCTGTGCAACGCAGGACATCCGCCGCCACTGCACTACAGTGCGAAAACGAAAAAGTGGTCGCTGCTGGAATCGTCAGGCCGCAACTCAACGGACATCGCCAACATCCCGCTGGGCATTCTCGACATCGGCGACTACGACCAGTTCGGCGTGCGCCTGGGCGTGGGCGATCTTGTCGTGTGCTACACCGATTCGCTCATCGAATCGCGCGATGAGCATGGCGCGCTGCTCGGCGTCAGCGGGCTGCTCGAAGTCGCGCGCGGGCTCGCCATGACCGAGCCGACCGAGTTCATCCACGCGCTGCTGCAGGCGGTACAGGATCTCTACCCCGGCAACCTCGAAGCCGACGACGTGACGGTACTGCTGTTTCGCCCCAACGGCCTGGCGCCCAGCGTGCCCGTGAAAGACCGCCTGCTCGCGCCGCTGCGCATCCTCAAGGCGTCCGCCCGGTCGCTGGTCTCGCGCGACGGCAGCGCGCCTTGGCCGGAGTGGAGCCTCACCGCCATCGGCGGAGCGCTGCTCAACCGTTTCAACCGCCGCACGGGAATTTTCAAAGACGGCTGA
- a CDS encoding DUF3568 family protein, giving the protein MTNARHQPAALLFTLALLAALVMPGCEADHSAARMADFTRLTGELEAYEQASLEQTWQACKTAMDRLAFIVTQEDLTDLEGRMIAKTQGGREVRIRLSKETTVITKVRIRVDTLGDEPLSRVVLAQIEAALPKSAAAGVQSRR; this is encoded by the coding sequence CTTCTTTTCACTCTGGCGCTGCTGGCAGCGCTGGTGATGCCTGGCTGCGAAGCCGATCATTCCGCCGCGCGCATGGCCGACTTCACACGCCTCACCGGCGAACTCGAAGCCTACGAGCAGGCGTCGCTCGAGCAGACGTGGCAGGCGTGCAAGACGGCGATGGATCGGCTCGCGTTCATCGTCACTCAGGAAGATCTGACCGATCTCGAAGGCCGCATGATCGCCAAGACGCAGGGCGGCCGCGAGGTGCGCATTCGCCTGAGCAAAGAGACGACGGTGATCACGAAGGTGCGCATCCGCGTGGACACCCTCGGCGACGAGCCGCTCTCACGCGTGGTGCTCGCCCAGATCGAAGCGGCGCTGCCCAAGAGCGCGGCGGCGGGAGTTCAGAGCCGGCGGTAG